In a single window of the Marinitoga sp. 38H-ov genome:
- a CDS encoding TldD/PmbA family protein, with amino-acid sequence MTYDEFKDKIFKLAKEKGFEAQISYSKNYEFSLRLANGQMDEYKDANNSSISLKVLKDGKIGSASTSIFDNPERLLEEAITNYEIIDSNEENLFYDGSGEYLNIQSYYGEYEKLSVKEKMEKLNKMFEVASKDENIMMVPMTVYGHQTTEVSMANTLGLDKTYKGDGGYAYLSVVAKDQSPRSGFWYGLAPKPENLDIEKISEMAVKEAVSKIGSKSVKSGKYRVILRSDEFASLLSTMLIPMISAENAQKNMSPLKNKLGEKIASEVLKIKDVPYYEGSLSNASFDSEGVPTKEKTIIENGEFKTFLYNLKTAKKEGKASTGNASGRGIAPINLLVEPGEKSFDELLKELNNGIIITSLEGLHSGANPISGEFSLGAQGLKIENGEIVCGVEQITISGNFLEMMKKVEQVGNDMWISFGGTITPSVIISEIDIAGNE; translated from the coding sequence ATGACATATGATGAATTTAAAGATAAAATATTTAAATTAGCTAAAGAAAAAGGATTTGAAGCACAAATCTCATACTCTAAAAATTATGAATTTTCATTAAGATTAGCAAATGGTCAAATGGATGAATATAAGGATGCTAACAATAGTTCTATATCATTAAAGGTATTAAAAGATGGAAAAATAGGTTCAGCATCAACTTCAATTTTTGATAATCCTGAGAGATTATTAGAAGAAGCAATAACAAATTATGAAATAATAGATTCTAATGAAGAAAATTTATTCTATGATGGTTCAGGGGAATATCTAAATATACAATCATATTATGGTGAATATGAAAAACTCAGTGTAAAAGAAAAAATGGAAAAATTAAATAAAATGTTTGAAGTAGCTTCAAAGGATGAAAATATAATGATGGTTCCTATGACAGTATATGGACATCAAACAACAGAAGTTTCAATGGCTAATACATTAGGATTAGATAAAACATATAAAGGGGATGGAGGATATGCTTATCTCTCAGTAGTTGCAAAAGATCAATCACCAAGATCAGGATTTTGGTATGGTTTAGCTCCAAAACCCGAAAATTTAGATATAGAAAAAATTAGTGAAATGGCTGTAAAAGAAGCTGTATCAAAAATAGGTTCTAAATCTGTAAAAAGTGGTAAATATAGGGTTATTTTAAGAAGCGATGAATTTGCATCATTATTATCAACAATGTTAATTCCAATGATCTCTGCAGAAAATGCCCAAAAAAATATGTCACCATTAAAAAATAAACTTGGAGAAAAGATAGCAAGTGAAGTATTAAAAATAAAAGATGTACCTTATTATGAAGGATCATTATCTAATGCGTCTTTTGATAGTGAAGGAGTGCCAACTAAAGAAAAAACAATAATAGAAAACGGTGAATTTAAAACATTTTTATACAATTTAAAAACAGCTAAAAAAGAAGGAAAAGCCTCAACTGGTAATGCTTCTGGTAGAGGTATAGCGCCAATAAACCTATTGGTAGAACCAGGAGAAAAATCATTTGATGAATTGTTAAAAGAATTAAATAATGGTATAATTATAACTTCTTTAGAAGGATTACATTCTGGTGCTAATCCGATATCAGGAGAATTTTCATTAGGAGCACAAGGTTTAAAAATAGAAAATGGAGAAATTGTTTGTGGGGTAGAACAAATTACAATTTCTGGAAATTTCTTAGAAATGATGAAAAAAGTTGAACAAGTTGGTAATGATATGTGGATATCATTTGGAGGTACTATAACACCATCAGTTATTATTTCAGAAATAGATATTGCCGGTAATGAGTAG
- a CDS encoding nucleotidyltransferase substrate binding protein, translating into MPLDLSSLEKAINSLDELIKKTNDKEFMDSLDVIFRYGIKAGVIQNFEFTYELCWKFMKRWLEENIGRAYVDGITRKELFRLSYENKLIENIENWFEYHKYRNLTSHTYDLEIAEEVYNISKDFIKDAKILLERLKERND; encoded by the coding sequence ATGCCTTTAGATCTTTCAAGCTTAGAAAAAGCAATTAATTCCCTTGATGAATTAATAAAAAAAACAAATGATAAAGAGTTTATGGACTCTTTGGATGTTATATTTAGATATGGAATTAAAGCTGGTGTAATACAAAATTTTGAATTCACATATGAATTGTGTTGGAAATTTATGAAAAGATGGTTGGAAGAAAATATAGGGCGAGCATATGTTGACGGAATAACCAGAAAAGAATTATTTAGATTAAGTTATGAAAATAAATTAATTGAAAATATAGAAAATTGGTTTGAATATCACAAATATAGAAATTTAACATCACATACATATGATTTAGAAATAGCTGAAGAAGTATATAATATATCAAAAGATTTCATTAAAGATGCTAAAATATTATTAGAAAGGCTAAAAGAGAGAAATGATTGA
- a CDS encoding methyl-accepting chemotaxis protein, which translates to MNHKSFEWEIFKKTIYTLIIIDTPALLFSYYIFAGIKNYPVWIFLLGYLIAILTLGLGFAFFNKYLAKKAINDSRINFPIFSSISLFFVNFIAATFVGLFANSIQPLPEETLIIRLIGALAININIIAIYLIIYSKSNFLKKYEGDAINNLIIPISLKLTISVLSISMWIAPILLKYMNLKLELNLDIQKSFVMTGIFLNILLAFSLIYFSKKILFGLPKITDVLNKLSNGDFSMKTELNSLDEFKIISKNLDNSLFGLSNIIKNVINTSDSSKMIFNESQNTFSSFKEKTYNMINSVEKQQENIERITSSVEEITANIEELSNQSQILSQMSSDIKNNSVDLQKKSDLSVVELKKLKNITDNLIIEYNNIEEDILNLTKQTQDIEEILLSIQNITEQTNLLALNAAIEAARAGDAGKGFAVVADEIRKLAEETKKSTEIITDTIQNIRSSSDKLKNKIDILKNNINDTNNGYNSLSNTFEYFKSSISDILNSITSLNSFSEKQHISSEEMSFGANEISQSISNISIQGEELLNIAKKIEDNLSYLSNKYDEVTKSFESLDNSLKRLKI; encoded by the coding sequence ATGAATCACAAATCATTTGAATGGGAAATATTTAAAAAAACTATTTATACTCTTATTATTATTGATACACCAGCACTATTGTTTAGTTATTACATATTTGCAGGTATTAAGAATTATCCTGTTTGGATATTTTTATTAGGATATTTAATTGCAATTCTAACTTTAGGTTTAGGTTTTGCATTTTTCAATAAATATCTAGCAAAAAAGGCTATAAATGATTCAAGAATTAATTTCCCTATATTCAGTTCAATTTCTCTATTTTTTGTAAACTTTATTGCTGCAACATTTGTAGGTCTATTTGCTAATTCTATTCAACCATTACCTGAAGAAACTTTAATTATTAGATTAATAGGAGCTTTAGCAATTAATATTAATATTATTGCTATTTATTTAATTATATATTCAAAATCAAACTTCTTAAAAAAATATGAAGGTGATGCAATTAATAATCTTATAATACCTATATCTTTAAAATTAACTATTAGTGTTCTCTCAATTTCAATGTGGATAGCTCCCATATTATTAAAATATATGAACTTAAAATTAGAATTGAATCTTGATATTCAAAAAAGTTTTGTAATGACAGGTATATTTTTAAATATATTATTAGCTTTTTCTTTGATTTATTTCTCTAAAAAAATACTTTTCGGATTACCTAAAATCACAGATGTATTAAATAAATTATCTAATGGAGATTTTTCAATGAAAACAGAATTAAATAGTTTAGATGAATTTAAAATAATTTCAAAAAATTTAGATAATTCATTATTTGGACTTTCTAATATAATTAAGAATGTTATTAATACATCTGATTCTTCCAAGATGATATTTAACGAATCACAAAATACTTTCTCTTCATTCAAAGAAAAAACTTATAACATGATTAATTCAGTAGAAAAACAACAAGAAAACATTGAAAGAATTACTAGTTCAGTCGAAGAGATTACAGCTAATATTGAAGAATTATCTAATCAGTCTCAAATACTTTCTCAAATGTCTTCAGATATAAAAAACAATTCTGTTGATTTACAAAAGAAATCTGATTTAAGTGTTGTAGAATTAAAAAAGTTAAAAAATATTACTGATAATCTTATTATTGAATACAATAATATTGAAGAAGATATTTTAAATTTAACAAAGCAAACTCAAGATATAGAAGAAATATTACTTAGCATTCAAAATATAACAGAACAAACTAATCTTTTGGCATTAAATGCTGCAATTGAAGCCGCAAGAGCAGGAGATGCAGGTAAAGGATTTGCTGTTGTTGCAGATGAAATTAGAAAGTTGGCTGAAGAGACTAAAAAATCAACAGAAATAATTACTGACACTATTCAAAATATTAGAAGTTCTTCAGATAAATTAAAAAATAAAATTGATATTTTAAAAAATAATATAAACGACACTAATAATGGATATAATTCACTATCAAATACTTTTGAATATTTCAAATCTTCTATTTCTGATATTTTAAATTCTATAACTTCACTAAATTCATTTAGTGAAAAACAGCATATTTCATCCGAAGAGATGAGTTTTGGTGCAAATGAGATATCTCAAAGTATTTCAAATATATCAATTCAGGGAGAAGAATTATTAAATATTGCTAAAAAAATAGAAGACAATTTATCATACTTATCAAATAAATATGATGAGGTAACAAAATCTTTTGAGAGTTTAGATAATTCACTAAAAAGATTGAAAATATAA
- a CDS encoding nucleotidyltransferase domain-containing protein, whose amino-acid sequence MIEIKSEHFGIVLNILKKYLKDCQIIIFGSRVTGNSNKFSDLDIAIDCNEKIKMSVLFKLEEEFQESDLPFRVDIIDWNRTSESFKKVINKKCIKIKL is encoded by the coding sequence ATGATTGAAATTAAATCCGAGCATTTTGGAATTGTCTTAAATATTCTAAAAAAATACTTAAAAGATTGTCAAATAATCATATTTGGTTCAAGAGTTACTGGTAACTCTAATAAATTTTCTGATTTAGACATTGCTATAGATTGTAATGAAAAAATTAAAATGTCTGTTTTATTTAAATTAGAAGAGGAATTTCAGGAGTCAGATTTACCTTTTAGAGTTGATATTATTGATTGGAATAGAACTTCTGAAAGTTTTAAAAAGGTTATAAATAAAAAATGTATAAAAATAAAACTATAG